The Canis aureus isolate CA01 chromosome 6, VMU_Caureus_v.1.0, whole genome shotgun sequence genome contains the following window.
TGCATATTGTGAGATGGTTTCAGAGgtatttggttgttttttatttgtggCTTTTCTTCTTGATATGAGCAACAACGGTCCCTTTAAAAACATCATGGTATGATCTAAGATAGATTAAATTATGTTCCAAAGAGGACAGAGACTTCTTAGCAAGTTTCTACTGCATTTTCTCAGTTTGTAAACCCTAGACAGCCATGACAAAGCTTCTAGTCTGAAGAGTTACTCACCTTGACAGGTCGGTTCTTGAGATGACCAGTTTCCAAAAGGTCCACAAGTGGTTTCCTCAATCCCAATGAGGTCTGTCCCCATAGAACAATTGAAGGTGCAGGTGGAGGTAAAGCTGAAGCCCCCCAAGGGGTGACTACAGTCCATGGTCCCCAAATCAGGGGCCTCCAAAGGCTCACACTGAATCACTGCagcaagaaaagaaacagcattGGCTAGTGTGAAGCCGACCTGATGTCTGGGgttaaatcctagctctgccttTGCACAAGGTAAATTACCTCTTCCAGCTCCAGTCTCTTCTATGAAAGAGGAATCATGATAGTTGTATTAGCTTCCTAGAGTTGGTGTGGGAATTAAATGATCTAACACAGATCAATAACTTAGAAGAGAACCTGGCTCATAGGAAGAACTAATTAAACATTAGctagtctttttattattattggcatTATCTAAGGAGAGAATGTTTAAACCTAGGTAGGTTTCCATGGGAATGACCAGACCAATTTGGAAATAACTATCACATCAGAGTGCCTACGTATATTAGAGTTCTGGGATCAGGAGGCATATAAAAAGAGTGGGAAAGCTTTAGGAAGCATCTCGGCCTCGATTCTGTCTTCAACCACTCTAGCTCCTACTTTCACCCCTCTTCAGAAATTatctattttccttctctgactggTGGTATAGTAGATCAAATTGAGCCTTGGAAATCAGTCTTCACGTTTCTAGGTCCTGCCATATCATTTGAGCAAATATTTCTACTCTTCTGTCCTATTCGTTATCAAATTTGAGCCATCATTCAGACCTTACTTTTGAGATTTCAGGTAAGAGTGGACTTGAGGAGCTagaagaatttttatattttccatatacAGTACAAACCCAAATTAAATTATGTTCTCCAATTCAACCCATGCCTACAAGCAGGTGTTTAATATATTCCAGGCATAGCCTCATTTTGACATATGAAATGGTAAGTACTTATTAATCTCAAGCTTCTATCAGTCTTCTAGGGGACATAGACAAGTAAATGGATGACTTCAATAAATGTGGgataaacaagaaagaaatatgtgGAACTATTAGAACATGGAATAGGGAGACTTAGCTTGTTCTAAGTCCAGAGAaagctttctgaaaaaaaaaggtcCCTAAAATATGTCTTAAAGATGAACAGGTGTGCTAGCCATGtgcaaagtgagagagagaaaaccttgAGCAAGTCAATGAGATACAAAGAACATATGAAAAGTGTGGAGAACTCCAAGCATTTTAATGTTACTAGAAGGAAAGAGGTAGGAGATGATGTGAGATGAAATTAGAAAGAAAGGTAAGAGTTAAAGCAAAAtgccattatcttttttttcattgatctAATGAGTACCTACTATACATTGAGCTTTTCTCTAAGTGTGAGGAGTTCAGATTTCATCCTGTAGGACAAATGATAGTTAGAAATTGAAGGGTGTATATATGTGTGATGTTTGTCGGATTGTTTTTGATTGATCAGCCTACCTATAGTATGAATAGTATGTTACTGGGGAGTTAATTTAAAGTTGTGGAACTCAAATAAGAAATTAATGCAATAACCTAGAAGGAATGAGGGCAGTGGTAGCAGAATCAACAAATAAGAGGCAAATTagagaaatattaataaataattaataattaattaaattataaaaatgagtaGTATGTTACCTTGCATAAAGGTAAGGGGAGGTGAAAGAGTTTCATATCAGGTTGCCCACATAAATGGTGAGGTCTCATACCAAGAtaagaaatacaaaaaggaaacctGGCCAGGACAGTTGATTTTACAGTCTCTGGGGCATCAAAAGAGATATGCCTAGCTGGAAAGGGCTGGAAAAAGATCTGTCAGTGTGAAGCTCACATGCATTTGTGAGTCCACAGGAGTTGGTAGTTTGACCAAAACGGGGTCATGTAGAGTCCTTGGACAAAATATAGAAGAAGATGAGAAATAACAATATTGTATGGGCTTGGATAAGTGCCAGTGAAGAATCCCAAGAAGAAATGATTACAGGTAGAAAGAAGACCAGAAAAGAACGATAAAATGGAAgctgagacaaaaaagaaaaagagtaaaatgttTGAAAAGGAGTGAAATGGGCATGCCaaagataaaagaattaaaaaataaaagataaaaatattaaggataaataaagaaataaacaaaaataaacttcagaaGTGGAGTGAAGGTATTGGGTAGGAATTGAGTGAAATGAGTTAGACCTATTCCAGTTATTTGACATTTGACTTTAAttcctcaggttttttttttttttaagattttatttatttattcatgagagacagagagagagaggcagagacataggcagagggagaagcagactccctgcagggagcctcatgtgactggatcccagggctctggaatcacgctctgagcccaaggcagatgctcaaccactgagccaaccaggaggcCCTAATTCTTTGTTCTTTACAAATActgcttttctcttcttataattttttgtccTATGCACCAGATACTTCAACCATGGTTTTGAAACTCAATCAATACCAATCAAAggatttaatatttctttcagtagTGAGTTGACTAGGTCAAAGACTCCTTGACTTTGAATCTATGtgctcttcttttctgtttctaccACCATGACTGTGAATGATTTCAACAGACTCCCACCgattttctccatcttctctttttGATCTCCAATCCATTTTATGCATTGCTTCTAGGAAAATTGCCCCAAATGTAGGTATTAAGATGCTAAGTGGCCTCCCATTGTCAAATAAAGGCCAGATTCTTGCATTAGGCAGTTAACTCCAGTTTACCTTGCTTTCCATCAAACTAAATTATGAGCATATATAATTTTCACTAGGTAATTGCAAATCCTTTATGGGCAGAATCTATAATAGATTTGTCTCTGTGTCCCCCAAAATACCCAGCCCAATTAAATGTGTTGGATTTACTACTATGTTTCTCTGACCTATATTCATATCATTATGTGAACTTTTTGGGCTTCCCTGTCATGACTTTGTGGATGACATAAAAAAGCAAGATTACCTAATGGGTAACTCATCCCCCTCATAATAAATGACAATGTTTCTTTCAAGTGTTAGGCATCTCATGAATCCAACAAATTGGCTATATTATGAGTTCCCTAAGAACAGGAATCTACCATCCTTGATGCATTATTGTCATCGTTCCAGCTTTCTTCCCAGCCCTGGGTTCTTTGTGGTAGAAAGATTTGCTAAGAAGTGAAACTTCATGCTGACTTATGAAATCTTTCAGGAAAGCTAACAACATTGTGCAAGGATATCCTTCTGATCAAAACTTCTCATTTCTCAGAATGGCTAGTATAATTTCGTCCCAGTCAAATTCCACAAGCTACAATAACCCCTGTAACTTTACAAAGGAAGAGACAAAGTCAGGAAAGGGAGCTTACCGAATTGACACTGGGGCCCATAGTAGCCCACATCACAGTTACAGGTGTAGTTATTGATGGTTTCCACACATTCTCCGTGGTTGCTACATGACGAGGGCTGACAAGAAGCTTTAAGGAGaggtcaaaaataaattattgtaatGTGATTACTTCTTAGTACTCATAGTTATTTCATTAGGAATAGATAAGTTTTTTGCTGCAACTATTTTAATAAACAGGAAAGGTTTATTTGTACATTCATAGGATTTTTGCATAAAAGCCATATGTTAGAATTTTTTGTTTATGTAATATACTGGCCATGTAGCCACAGACATATACATAGAATGAATTCACCAAGGCCAATACTGCATAACATTTTGCGGAAACTTAGTGACATACTTTGAAACTCTTGGAATTACtttgttataaatattataagCAGGTTAAATGATGACCTAACTATTTCTGTAATATGCTTGGCAATCCCTTTCTTTATAGAAAGTACCAGAGAAAGATTAAGAAGTCTGTGGAGAGCCCAATTTAGAAGAGATCAAATTCAGTATGTTTCAATGTTGAAATATGACTTGGAAAAATCTGAGTGTTTtagaactgaaaacagaaattttCATCTTCCACAGATAATGAAATATGGCAGTATTTAATTATATAGAACCATATAAGATTAAGCCAAGAAGGAAACATGAGCATAAAGCCCCTTACCTTCCAATGAGGAAAcgggggtcatggcctgagctcTTGGCCAGACCCATCTTCTGCTTCCACTTCCTTACCTTACTTCTCACATACACTCACATAATGATGTAAATTGATTTAGAATGTAATTTTTCGGTGTTAGGACCAGCCTCACATGCACAGAAGTGAcacgattttattttattttattttatttttttttattttatttattttattttattttattttattttatttttgaggactGGATTTATTTTAGACTGTACTAGGAACTCCTTTCTTTCCTACCACCCACTCTGGGATTAGTCCCATCATTCTCTCTACTGTGGCCACTCCCTACCTGTGTAACAGAGGGCTATCTTTTGTTTGAAGCAAGAGTCATCATTCCACTTTCCTGCATCTCTGGTCCTCTTGATGTAGATCTCCACACAGTCCTCTTTGGACTTTTTGTTGTTAGGCTCTCCAACTCCCCAGTTCTCTGCTTCTCTGGTTAGAGACTTGTTGGTTCCTACCCAAGTCCATATCCCTCCTACCTTCCGGATGCCTATCCAGTAGTAAGTGGGGCTGAAGGGAAGTGTCGTCTGCAGGTATTCAATTTCCCCCTTGTTTTGTATGGCAACTAAATCTGTGTAATTTTCTTTACAGAACCTTCTAGCCTTTGCCCAGTTCATGGGTTGTTCAGAATGGTGGTAAGTCCAGCAGTTGGTTCCATGATGTGCAAGGAAATCTGAAAGACACCAGTGTGAACTAGGTAGGTTCACAGTTAACAGCTGAAAAGAATCTAGAAGTAATCCAGGCTGAGCCTGCCACGGAGAGATGATGAAACCAAGACCACAGGATCAGTCATTTGCAGATTTGAAGTAGAACCTAGACCTTAGGGTTCTAATCACTTTTCACGGtaacataaaatactttttactCATCTCTCTGTTTTAGGCAAATTTGGTGGCTTCCtagattaatttttataacatcattttttctcaaaattctttcAAGTGAAATTTCACTgacatattttagaaattcatatttcttttttcatttatgtataaTCATATTTCCCTAAAACttactctctatttttttatCCTGGGATAATTTCCTAAAAGCCAACATTTATCTTTCTATGGGAGAATAATATGAGGACAGGCATAACAACatacttttaagtaatctttttCATATCAAAAAGATAATCTTTTACCACAGGAAGAGCTGCTTCTGGGAAAGCCTCAATACATAACTCAAGCCttatatatttaactatatatttctaaaaagaaaaatttacaaaactAAATGAAGCAGGATTATGAAATTGATTTAGATCATGTTCTGTGCACAAAAATACTCAGCTGATGGTGTTTAACAATCATATGGCACTTTGAATATGAGGACTttgacaaaaatagaaataaatacataatcatgCCATGACCTCGTGATAGCATATGCCATTCTAAGCTTGGTATGATCTATGTGAAACACAGTTCTACCATTAAGGTAAATGTTTTTTTGACCATCAACATTTGTTGAGTTTTCACCAGGTAGGACAAAAACCATGGAAGATACCAAAGAAAACATAGATCCAATTTTTACAGTCTCCTAAGGCTTATGAACAAGGAATAACAGATGCAAAGAAAGCACAATTAATTTTGATCAAATTAAATATGTCAGAAGggaacagaaaacagagaaacagatatgattaatgaatataaagaatgtaataaaataaacatttggaacAGAGTTGTAAAGAAACATTCTACCAGAATATAAGTCCTAAGAAGGAAGAAACTGGTTCAGTGTTGTATCCTCAGTGCCTACAAGAGTGTCTGGCACATTCCAGGAACTTGGAAAACACTCGTTGAATGAAGAGTGCCAACTTTGCAGGTGACATGAGGCAGACACAGTATAAGGAATATGTCAGGGGCAGAGGAAAGTACATTTGTTTGGCCAGAGCTAAAAATCTAGGCTAAAGGGTAAAAGGACACTAGATTACTTGGGAATGGCAAAGAAGGTTTAAAACAATTGCAGCAGAGTCTTCAAGGATCAGACATAAAACTTGTCACACCAAtgggagaagaataaaaaaatacatagagggTCTGACCTTAAGGAGCTCATACTTTAATGGTAGAAATGACCTAGATGTGCACTAAACTACtgataaaaaatagaaagtacagAGCACCTACCTGACTGGctgagttggaagagcatgcaactcttgatcttggggatgtaagttcaagccccacattgggtggagagatcacttaaaaataaattttttttaaaaaaagaaagaaccatgcTAAATATTTGGTATGGATTCTAAATGTCCcatcagatatttttcttttcttttcttttcttttctttttttagattttatttatttattcatgagagacagagagagagagaggcagagacacaggcagagagagctgcaggctccatgcaaggagcccgacatgggactcgatctcaggtctccaggatcacaccctgagctgaaggcggcgctaaaccgccgagccacccgggctgcctccaTCAGATATTTCTTAACtgactttatttcttcataattaaGACTTATGTGGGATTATCAGGATCTGGACTGTGCAATGAGGGTGTGGCAGGTTTTGGATGTTTCTGAGGAAGTACTAGAggtaacaagaagaaaaagatgttCATAGGAAAGATAGAATTAACAACTATCTACCTAATAATCTTTGCTGCAACTATGTACACCCAGtggatatttaagaaaaataagcattaaGTTAAAAAGGGCTTAGCAATATACAAATACCATAACGTACCAAAATAGAGCACTGTCCAGACCCAAAACTTGAAGACATACCATGAGCACCTCTGAGCGCTCTGACATTTCCATGGAAATATCtgcaaagaaaatacaaagctaTAGTTAGATTATGTTCTTAAGTCACAAGTTAACAGCACCTTAAGAAGGTGGCTGAACTTTCTTAAGgttcaaaataaaatacacttactTACTAACCCTGTCTGAGGTAAGAGGTTTCTTAGATGTGTACAAAAAAGTGGCATTAAATTTGCTTTGAAATTGATAAagagttgtttcttttctttttcatgttttagcCTCAGGTTGCTGATTGTGACTACTCTGATTTTCTCTACAGTTCAGTAATTTTTTGAATTTCCTTTCTGCTGAGCTGTTAGAGGACACTATttgaaactttatatatatatatatataagttctTTGATGCTTAATGAACTCTTGGCGTCTGggatttaaatgttaaatttttatacTGGATTATAATGGTTCAATGCTTCAGATACTTAAAAGTATCAGATAGCCAGAcaccaacaaagaaaagcaattcatttctttttccatttaaaaggAATACATTTTTCAGAACCCAGACCACAAATTCTCTGCACACCTTAAACCTATTTTCTCAAGTGTATCACTTCTCCAGTAACCCCAATATTTATCCACAAAAGTGCTCATTTCAACAAGGTAGTTCTCCCTCAAGAATCTCACCAGAGACAAGTCAATGAGGAGAAATCAGCACATCTGAGAAGAAAGGTTCTAAGAGCACTTTTTAGATCCAGCATTTGTAATTCTTGGCTTTgctaaaaccaaaaatgaaatgtgttatttcttgtcctttgcCACCTGTCTTTGAAATCCCAACGGGTTCTAGCTGAGTAACTGGAAGTCCTTGAGGCTGAAAAGCTCACCAtggctttgttcttccttctttagTTCTTCTGGACTTCAGCCTATGAACTCAGCACCAAGGTGTCTGGCTCCTTGCCCACAGCTGGGGGTGCTGTGCTTTGGGAGGCTAGGTGGAGTGCCACCAAAAAGGcttgctttctttcatttctcagaCTGAGTCTcacatcctcctcccctttccccacccctttCCTAGTCTAGTTTCTGTCACCACCCAGAGAAAAGAAGAGCTGTTAACCAGGGGCAATGTTGCTagattctctcccccttccttccctcctccttcccctacatccttccttccctccttccctccttccctcccttcctccctctctcttctcttcctccctccctcctgtctttcttccctcctgccttccttctcctctttctccctctctttgcttccctctctcctccactcccgtctctcttgctgtctctctttcctgcctttctttttgAATAAACCCTGTGCTAACTCTTGGTTATCCATGGTAAAGGGTCCCAGATAACTGCAAACACCACACAGTCAAAACAGCAGCGTTTTGAACCAATTCCTGATGCCTGTTTAGCCTCAGTCAACAGTTCCTGCTCCGTCTTTCCTTGCTCGCCCCCAGGTGGAGGTCCTTGGTAATGGTACCTCCTAAAGTTAAGCCCTAATGAGAACAAAGCCCTGGGGAGGTTTTTGCCCTGTGACTTTGGGGACCTAGAGTACTTTTACATTTCTGAACTgtaaaatatgaaggaaatagGCTGCATATGAAATTAGGACCTATATGATGGAGGACAGTGAAAAGTGAGGATATGAtcagctttatattttttaaaagataagtaaTAACAGCAATAACTGGAGAGCTCTGCCAACACTGCACATGGATCAGGTCATTGGATCTTCATGAAGGTTAAGTACTACTATCCCCCAGCCAGCActatcatcattcccattttaaaagGGTCTCCGAGAGCTTAAGGAAGTTGTGTTTAGTGACAAATCTAATAAGAGACACAGCTGGGGTTTTTAACCAAGGCCAGTCAGTTCTGAAGCCTCTGATCTTGATGATTAGGGGGCACACCTTCTACCAAGAACTTGGAAGACAAGTTGAAGTGGGGACAAAGCTGGAGCCAAGGAGCTCCATGAGGTGCCCATGTTCCTACTATCATAACCTGAAGGAATGTCTAGACTTGTATTTCTGAGTCTTCTCCTTCAATTCTCTCTTGACACTTGTCCAATCAGACTATCAATCATGTTGATTCCCTGAGACTGCTCCCCCAAGGTCCTCCATTTCACCAAAGCCAACAACAGATTCTCCATCCTCATGTTATCTAATCAATCAGTCTCTGGTTCTCCTCCTACCTCGCAGAAATGTTCCTTCTCTGTTTCATTTGTTGATCTCATCTCTCCACTCTGCAAATGCTTGGAGTGCTCCAGTGCTCatcttagttttcttcttttcttggtgATCCAAGCCAGCCTCTTCACCTTGAAGAGCATCTAAATGTTTGATGACTCCCCAATTTGTATTTCCAGCAAGGACTCTTCCCAGCCAAATGCCTACTTGATATTtccatttaattgttttaaaagcctctcaaagggacacctgggtggctcagtgggtgagtgtctgcctttggctcgaatgtgatcccgcagtcctgggatcaaatcccacattagggtccccatggggatcctgcttccccctctgcctatgtctttgcctctctctttctgtgtctttcatgaataaataagtaaaatctttaaaaatgaaataaaagcctCTCAAATTTTACATGTGCCAAAATGAACTTCTGAATTCCTCTTCCCAAGCTTCTTGACACCTCAGTAAATTCTAAGTCCATTCTTCCAGTTACTTAAACCAAAGCTTTTGGTGTTAGTGAGATTCCCCTCATCTTCTGACAACTTATATCTCATATGTCATCAAATTTTGTTGGCTTTGCCATCAAAATATCCAATCACTTATTAGTCAAACCAGTCAGGCACCAGCCCGCCAGTGATGCAGTCTGCAGGGCTCAGCCTCCTGGGACACAGGGCAGGGAGGCCTGAGAATGGATAGATAGTGAGGGGGGTGTGGCAGAGGGGAAGAAGATGACCAGAACACAAGAACACACATCAGATCCTCCAATGGCTTCTCACCCCACACAGA
Protein-coding sequences here:
- the SELL gene encoding L-selectin isoform X2, with amino-acid sequence MLFQLSQSDFLAHHGTNCWTYHHSEQPMNWAKARRFCKENYTDLVAIQNKGEIEYLQTTLPFSPTYYWIGIRKVGGIWTWVGTNKSLTREAENWGVGEPNNKKSKEDCVEIYIKRTRDAGKWNDDSCFKQKIALCYTASCQPSSCSNHGECVETINNYTCNCDVGYYGPQCQFVIQCEPLEAPDLGTMDCSHPLGGFSFTSTCTFNCSMGTDLIGIEETTCGPFGNWSSQEPTCQVIQCVPLEAPDLGTMDCSHTLGNFSFTSTCTFNCSEGTELIGEKETICQSSRIWSSPKPICQKVDRSFSMIKEGDYNPLFIPVAVMVTAFAGLAFIIWLARRLKKGKRSQKSMDDPY
- the SELL gene encoding L-selectin isoform X1, with product MIFPWKCQSAQRCSWYVFKFWVWTVLYFDFLAHHGTNCWTYHHSEQPMNWAKARRFCKENYTDLVAIQNKGEIEYLQTTLPFSPTYYWIGIRKVGGIWTWVGTNKSLTREAENWGVGEPNNKKSKEDCVEIYIKRTRDAGKWNDDSCFKQKIALCYTASCQPSSCSNHGECVETINNYTCNCDVGYYGPQCQFVIQCEPLEAPDLGTMDCSHPLGGFSFTSTCTFNCSMGTDLIGIEETTCGPFGNWSSQEPTCQVIQCVPLEAPDLGTMDCSHTLGNFSFTSTCTFNCSEGTELIGEKETICQSSRIWSSPKPICQKVDRSFSMIKEGDYNPLFIPVAVMVTAFAGLAFIIWLARRLKKGKRSQKSMDDPY